The Methanosarcina acetivorans C2A genome includes the window AAAAGTCTCAAACAATAGCAAAAATTCATTCCCATGCATTTACCAGGTTTTCAGTACCCACTTCCACAACGGCATGTACCTGACTCCATTTTCTTTTTTTTCAGTGTCTTTTGTGAGCAGAAGGAGTTCTTTCACCTGACCCCCGAATCCTTCAACCCCTGAAAACTCTTCCAGTGCCCGGATTTCCCTTTCTTCGATCCTATCGGTGTAGGAGACATTTATGGCTGTAAGAGAGATGTCTTTTTCCTTCACCACGAAATCCACCTCACCTTCATTTTTTCAGTAATATATCTCTTTTTCCCGGCGCATGAGTTCGAGGAAAACCAGATTTTCGGCAAGCCTGCCTTCATCCTTAGAAAAGGTGAAAGATACGGCATTCCGAAGTCCGTTGTCTATGCAGTAGACCTTTCGGGGGTTTATTGCCTGTGCCTTTAAAGAGTAGCTGAAGAGTGGCAGAAAATAGACAAGGGAGATGTCCTCCAGGTGAGAGATGTAT containing:
- a CDS encoding DUF4143 domain-containing protein codes for the protein MLEVPELRKKILQDYFEMMIYRDLVERFSIRNTTLLKVLTKYLVTNIGNLFSVTSYYKAIKQDQEVSKGTLLEYISHLEDISLVYFLPLFSYSLKAQAINPRKVYCIDNGLRNAVSFTFSKDEGRLAENLVFLELMRREKEIYY